In Arthrobacter sp. CDRTa11, one DNA window encodes the following:
- a CDS encoding FMN-dependent NADH-azoreductase — protein sequence MATILHVNASPRGASSGSLQLARHFIRTVQASTPGDIDIQTLNVFDPGALPEFGTTAAAAKMAVFSGQEQTLEQLTAWESARAVFDQFAAADAYVFNIPMWNAGVPYALKQWIDLVTQPGWSFGFDPKDGYSGLLEGKHAMAIHTSGVYSPGVPPAFGQDFSSTFFADWLDFVGISDAVHVRFAPTVLNANPEETRRLAEEELDDAAPAFAAKLTPAELLAARG from the coding sequence TTGGCCACCATCCTCCATGTCAACGCGTCCCCCCGAGGCGCCAGCAGCGGCTCCCTCCAACTGGCCCGGCATTTCATCAGAACCGTGCAGGCCTCCACCCCCGGGGACATTGATATCCAGACCCTGAACGTGTTCGATCCCGGCGCCCTGCCCGAGTTCGGCACCACCGCCGCCGCGGCCAAGATGGCGGTGTTCTCAGGCCAGGAGCAGACGTTGGAGCAGCTCACCGCATGGGAGTCAGCCCGTGCCGTCTTTGACCAGTTTGCGGCTGCCGACGCCTACGTCTTCAACATCCCGATGTGGAATGCCGGCGTCCCGTATGCCCTCAAACAGTGGATCGATCTGGTGACGCAGCCGGGCTGGAGCTTCGGCTTTGATCCGAAGGATGGCTACAGCGGCCTGCTGGAGGGCAAGCATGCCATGGCCATCCACACCAGTGGCGTGTATTCACCGGGAGTTCCGCCGGCCTTCGGCCAGGATTTCAGCAGCACCTTCTTCGCGGACTGGCTGGACTTCGTGGGGATCAGCGATGCCGTTCATGTCCGCTTCGCGCCCACCGTCCTCAACGCCAACCCTGAAGAGACGCGCCGCCTCGCGGAAGAAGAGCTCGACGACGCCGCGCCGGCTTTCGCTGCGAAACTCACCCCCGCAGAACTACTGGCAGCCCGTGGCTGA
- a CDS encoding ThuA domain-containing protein — MTDTAPIRVTVWNENRHEQEHEQVAKLYPQGIHGAVKEGIEENLGAAVVVRTATLDEPEHGLTEEVLANTDVLTWWGHMAHGAVDDEIVERVHRHVLSGMGLIVLHSGHWSKIFTKLMGTTCTLRWRSEQDRELVWTVDPTHPIAKGVPHPIIIDEQEMYGEFFDIPAPEELVFISSFSGGEVFRSGCTFRRGHGKIFYFSPGDQDYPVYHHKDIRRVISNGVQWAVTDRDRRELPELLRYDTNEFFKGAGYRGATAIYEESDA, encoded by the coding sequence ATGACTGACACTGCCCCGATCCGGGTCACCGTCTGGAACGAAAACCGGCATGAGCAGGAACACGAGCAGGTGGCAAAGCTGTACCCGCAAGGAATTCACGGAGCCGTGAAGGAGGGCATCGAGGAGAACCTGGGCGCCGCCGTCGTGGTCCGCACCGCCACCCTTGACGAACCCGAACACGGCCTCACCGAGGAAGTCCTGGCCAATACGGACGTCCTGACCTGGTGGGGGCACATGGCCCACGGCGCCGTCGACGATGAAATTGTGGAGCGGGTCCACCGCCATGTCCTGTCCGGCATGGGCCTGATCGTCCTTCACTCCGGCCACTGGTCCAAGATCTTCACCAAGCTCATGGGCACCACCTGCACCTTGCGGTGGCGCAGCGAGCAGGACCGCGAACTCGTCTGGACTGTGGACCCCACCCACCCGATCGCCAAGGGCGTCCCGCATCCGATCATCATCGACGAGCAGGAAATGTACGGCGAGTTCTTCGACATCCCCGCGCCGGAGGAACTGGTTTTCATCAGCTCCTTCAGCGGCGGCGAAGTGTTCCGGTCAGGCTGCACGTTCCGCCGCGGCCACGGCAAGATCTTCTACTTCAGCCCCGGGGACCAGGACTACCCCGTGTACCACCACAAGGACATCCGCCGGGTCATCTCCAACGGCGTCCAGTGGGCCGTGACGGACCGGGACCGGCGTGAGCTGCCGGAACTGTTGCGTTACGACACCAACGAGTTCTTCAAGGGCGCCGGGTACCGGGGCGCTACTGCAATCTACGAGGAGAGCGACGCATGA
- a CDS encoding sugar ABC transporter substrate-binding protein, whose product MKTPRASRLAAAITICLTGALSLTACGSGFASSSPESSGAGSGPITVLIAASGDAEATSVKDAVAEWSKTSGTEASVNVASDLAQQLSQGFASGKPADVFYLSPDQLSGYASNGSLEPYADSLSNKDDFQPSLTKAFTYDGKFYCAPKDSSTLSLVINNDLWQAAGLTDADVPTTWDELEATAKKLTSGNTVGLSFSPEVARVAAFFPQAGGSLLSADGKKATVNSAENVKALTFVKKMLTDGSAKFSSDLGAGWGGEAFGKQLSAMTIEGNWISGALSKDFPSIKYRTVELPAGPKGKGTLQFTNCWGIAADSKNKPAAKALVEQLTGTQTQMTFAKAFGVMPSVVSAESEFKKAFPEQEASIAGVEYAQTLPSQPGAADVLKDFNAKLATLQASDPKAILDAIQTEMTATLSK is encoded by the coding sequence ATGAAAACACCACGCGCTTCACGCCTCGCAGCAGCGATCACCATTTGCCTGACCGGAGCCCTGAGCCTGACCGCCTGCGGTTCTGGCTTCGCCAGTTCTTCCCCAGAGTCATCAGGTGCGGGCTCCGGGCCGATCACCGTGTTGATCGCCGCCTCCGGTGATGCCGAGGCAACGTCAGTAAAAGATGCCGTTGCCGAATGGTCCAAAACCTCGGGTACCGAAGCCTCCGTCAATGTGGCGTCAGACTTGGCGCAGCAATTGAGCCAGGGTTTTGCCTCGGGAAAGCCTGCAGACGTTTTCTATCTGTCCCCGGACCAGCTCAGTGGCTACGCCTCCAACGGTTCCCTTGAGCCCTATGCGGACTCGCTTTCCAACAAGGACGATTTTCAGCCGAGCCTTACCAAAGCCTTCACCTATGACGGGAAGTTCTACTGCGCGCCCAAGGATTCCTCCACCCTGTCCCTGGTCATCAACAATGACTTGTGGCAAGCCGCCGGCCTGACCGATGCTGATGTTCCCACCACCTGGGACGAACTCGAGGCGACGGCCAAGAAGCTTACTTCCGGCAATACTGTTGGCCTCTCCTTCAGCCCGGAAGTTGCCCGCGTTGCCGCCTTCTTCCCCCAGGCCGGCGGGTCCCTGCTCAGCGCGGACGGTAAGAAAGCCACCGTCAACAGCGCGGAGAACGTGAAGGCACTGACCTTCGTCAAGAAAATGCTCACCGACGGATCAGCGAAGTTCTCCTCTGACTTGGGCGCAGGCTGGGGAGGCGAAGCCTTCGGCAAACAGCTTTCCGCGATGACGATCGAAGGCAACTGGATCTCGGGGGCCCTGTCCAAGGACTTCCCTTCCATCAAGTACCGCACCGTAGAGCTGCCGGCCGGTCCCAAGGGCAAGGGTACCCTCCAGTTCACCAACTGCTGGGGCATCGCAGCGGACAGCAAGAACAAACCAGCAGCAAAAGCATTGGTTGAACAGCTGACCGGCACCCAGACCCAGATGACATTCGCCAAGGCCTTTGGTGTTATGCCTTCGGTTGTTTCTGCAGAGAGCGAGTTCAAGAAGGCGTTCCCCGAGCAGGAAGCCTCCATCGCCGGCGTCGAGTATGCCCAGACCCTCCCGTCGCAGCCCGGCGCCGCCGACGTACTCAAGGACTTCAACGCCAAACTGGCAACCCTGCAGGCGTCAGATCCGAAAGCCATCCTGGATGCTATCCAGACCGAAATGACAGCGACGCTGTCAAAGTGA
- a CDS encoding Gfo/Idh/MocA family protein, with protein MSRPFATIDDDGTPLKVVVVGAGAMGRAWLGAVEASPLVELRGIVDLDLAAAHASAAAIGKPDLPVGTGTAQLASDVGAQAVVNVTVPAAHHPVTTEALFAGLPVLGEKPVASTVAQGLSLAAAAEATGQLFMVSQSRRYNRNLFAAKAMAGGVGRLGIVSADFFKAPRFGGFRDQMDHPLLLDMAIHQFDMARFLLDGDPVSVFCEEYNPPWSWYRGDAAAVASFEMSGGQRFVFNGSWCSPGQETSWNAAWRLGGEHGTVLWDGENQPTAETSLMGEASGSTGTGLPVDGGAFALSSVADPGIEVHGSLREFASALRTGAAPMGQVHDNILSLAMVEAAIESAATGQRVSIDALLQRSYDQAILDEKRPDVAAVLASWATVGAFTAAALRPAHQPIH; from the coding sequence ATGAGCCGCCCCTTTGCAACCATCGACGACGACGGCACGCCACTGAAAGTGGTGGTGGTGGGCGCCGGAGCCATGGGCCGTGCCTGGCTGGGTGCCGTGGAAGCCTCGCCGCTGGTGGAACTCCGCGGCATCGTGGACCTTGACCTGGCAGCGGCGCACGCGAGCGCCGCTGCCATCGGAAAGCCGGACCTGCCCGTGGGGACGGGAACCGCGCAGCTGGCGTCCGACGTCGGCGCCCAGGCTGTTGTCAACGTCACCGTTCCGGCTGCCCACCATCCGGTGACCACCGAAGCCCTTTTTGCCGGGCTGCCGGTGCTGGGGGAGAAGCCCGTTGCTTCCACGGTGGCCCAGGGGCTGAGCCTTGCGGCCGCTGCCGAAGCCACCGGCCAGCTGTTTATGGTCAGCCAGTCGCGCCGGTACAACCGCAACCTGTTTGCGGCCAAGGCTATGGCCGGCGGGGTGGGGCGGCTGGGAATCGTCTCCGCTGACTTCTTCAAGGCCCCCCGTTTCGGCGGGTTCCGCGATCAGATGGACCATCCGCTGCTGCTGGACATGGCCATCCACCAGTTCGATATGGCGCGCTTCCTCCTGGACGGTGATCCCGTCTCCGTTTTCTGCGAGGAGTACAACCCGCCCTGGAGCTGGTACCGCGGCGACGCGGCGGCCGTGGCGTCCTTCGAGATGTCCGGGGGCCAGCGGTTCGTCTTCAACGGAAGCTGGTGCAGCCCCGGGCAGGAAACGTCATGGAACGCGGCCTGGCGGCTGGGTGGCGAACACGGGACCGTGCTGTGGGATGGCGAGAACCAGCCGACGGCGGAGACCTCCCTGATGGGGGAGGCTTCGGGCTCGACCGGCACCGGCTTGCCCGTGGATGGCGGGGCTTTTGCATTGAGCAGCGTGGCGGACCCGGGGATTGAAGTCCACGGTTCCCTCCGGGAGTTCGCCTCCGCCCTCCGAACGGGAGCGGCACCCATGGGCCAGGTACACGACAACATCCTCAGCCTGGCCATGGTGGAGGCTGCGATTGAAAGCGCCGCCACGGGCCAGCGCGTCAGTATCGACGCTCTGCTGCAGCGCTCCTACGACCAGGCGATCCTGGACGAGAAACGGCCCGACGTCGCGGCAGTCCTTGCCTCCTGGGCCACCGTGGGCGCGTTTACCGCGGCGGCCCTTCGTCCGGCGCACCAACCCATCCACTGA
- a CDS encoding SRPBCC family protein, with protein MSTKVEKRILVNVPVSTAYNQWTQFEDFPHFMGGVKSVTQLTDDRLEWVAEIGGIRRQWTAKILEQIPDRKVAWAATEGATNAGAVEFEDVGGGQTSLRLTIEYEPEGIIEKVGDKLHVVERQAEADLKRFKEFIEDERYASGAWRGTVNEGATVGTPGVEDAAASRGDSGKAGVSGKMAAAAGVAAAAGAAAAMAAGGNKGETAAADETVTPTAPGEPVTVTPLTTDPTTTGTTTSGTTAAAGSTGSVADLGDDRIGHAFDQTNGLVDTTGESDETVEGENLSAGERRENDRRPDGGLPPVAGGLGQH; from the coding sequence GTGAGCACGAAGGTGGAAAAACGCATTCTGGTGAACGTGCCGGTGAGCACGGCCTACAACCAATGGACCCAATTCGAGGACTTTCCGCACTTCATGGGCGGCGTCAAAAGCGTGACGCAACTGACTGACGACCGCCTGGAATGGGTGGCCGAGATCGGCGGCATTCGCCGGCAATGGACGGCCAAAATCCTGGAACAGATCCCGGACCGCAAGGTGGCCTGGGCTGCCACGGAAGGGGCCACCAATGCCGGAGCCGTGGAGTTCGAAGACGTGGGCGGGGGCCAGACCTCGCTGCGGCTGACCATCGAATATGAGCCAGAGGGCATCATCGAGAAGGTGGGCGACAAGCTCCACGTCGTGGAGCGGCAGGCCGAGGCGGACCTGAAGCGGTTCAAGGAGTTCATCGAGGACGAACGGTATGCCAGCGGCGCCTGGCGGGGCACGGTGAATGAGGGGGCCACCGTTGGCACCCCGGGCGTTGAGGACGCGGCGGCATCCCGCGGCGATTCAGGCAAGGCCGGGGTCTCGGGCAAGATGGCCGCAGCTGCCGGGGTGGCAGCCGCAGCGGGCGCAGCGGCAGCCATGGCCGCCGGCGGCAACAAGGGCGAGACTGCCGCAGCCGACGAAACCGTGACGCCAACCGCTCCCGGGGAGCCGGTCACCGTCACGCCGCTGACGACGGACCCCACCACCACAGGCACCACAACCTCCGGCACGACGGCGGCAGCCGGCTCCACCGGTTCGGTCGCCGACCTGGGCGATGACAGGATCGGGCACGCCTTCGACCAGACCAACGGACTGGTGGACACGACGGGGGAATCCGATGAGACGGTTGAGGGTGAAAACCTGAGCGCCGGTGAGCGCCGGGAGAACGACCGCAGGCCCGACGGCGGCCTTCCGCCCGTGGCAGGCGGCCTCGGCCAGCACTGA
- a CDS encoding helix-turn-helix domain-containing protein: MAYNAGLEHCPARQLLETISSKWVTLVVLELAEGQLRHSELRRRIPGASQKMLTSTLRALERDGLVQRHITPSVPVRTDYELTPLGRSLLGLVYGLKDWAETSMPAVALSRTEHDRNLPS, from the coding sequence GTGGCCTACAATGCCGGGCTGGAGCACTGTCCGGCGCGCCAACTCCTGGAAACCATCAGCAGCAAGTGGGTCACCCTGGTGGTGCTGGAGCTCGCGGAGGGGCAATTGCGGCACAGCGAACTGCGGCGCCGGATCCCCGGGGCCAGCCAAAAAATGCTGACCTCCACCCTTCGGGCCCTCGAGCGCGACGGCCTGGTGCAGCGCCACATCACCCCGTCGGTTCCGGTGCGCACAGATTACGAGCTCACACCGCTGGGGCGCTCGCTGCTGGGCCTGGTGTACGGGCTCAAGGACTGGGCCGAAACGAGCATGCCCGCGGTGGCACTTTCCCGGACGGAGCATGACCGGAACTTGCCGTCCTGA
- a CDS encoding NADPH-dependent F420 reductase → MTTIGIIGAGHIGSQIARKAVELGYDVVISNSRGPETLSGLVAELGPNAQAATAAEAAAAGDYAVVTVPLRNYRDIPVAPLAGKIVVDTNNYYWERDGRIPALDSGEATTSGLLQEHLPESKVAKGFNHIMASEITTDGTPAGTPNRRALATASDYPEAAELVTRLYDEFGFDTVNIGLLSESWRVERDRPAYVIRQDEAELKENLANATRTI, encoded by the coding sequence ATGACAACAATAGGAATCATCGGTGCAGGACACATTGGAAGCCAGATTGCCCGGAAGGCGGTTGAACTCGGCTATGACGTGGTCATCAGCAACTCCAGGGGACCCGAAACCCTCAGCGGCCTGGTGGCGGAACTTGGCCCCAACGCCCAGGCCGCAACGGCGGCAGAGGCAGCAGCGGCGGGCGATTACGCCGTCGTCACCGTCCCTTTGAGGAACTACCGGGACATCCCGGTGGCGCCGCTGGCGGGCAAGATCGTGGTCGACACCAACAACTACTACTGGGAACGCGACGGTCGAATTCCGGCTCTGGACAGTGGCGAGGCAACAACCTCCGGGCTCCTCCAGGAACACCTGCCGGAGTCCAAGGTGGCCAAGGGCTTCAACCACATCATGGCCTCGGAGATCACCACCGACGGCACCCCCGCCGGCACGCCGAACCGCCGGGCCCTGGCCACGGCCAGCGACTACCCGGAGGCGGCTGAACTGGTCACCCGGCTGTATGACGAGTTCGGCTTCGACACTGTCAACATCGGGCTGCTGTCCGAGAGCTGGCGGGTGGAGCGGGACCGGCCGGCATATGTCATCCGCCAGGACGAAGCCGAACTCAAGGAAAACCTCGCCAACGCAACCCGCACCATCTGA
- a CDS encoding NADPH-dependent FMN reductase, whose product MATHKIGYFVGSLATGSINRTLSKALIKLAPADLEFTEIAIKDLPLYSYDYDADFPPEGRALKEAIEGSDGILFVSPEYNRSIPGALKNAIDWGSRPWGTNSFARKPTGIIGASPGGIGTAVMQSSMRSVLSFLDAPQLNAPEAYVKFNANVFAEDGEVKDESTAKFLSHYMEEYCAFVQRVLAANAPGHIGDLEPDREKLSR is encoded by the coding sequence ATGGCAACGCACAAGATCGGATACTTCGTCGGCAGCCTGGCAACTGGCTCTATTAATAGGACTCTGTCCAAGGCCCTGATCAAACTGGCTCCGGCCGATCTGGAATTTACAGAGATCGCCATCAAGGACCTGCCGCTCTACAGCTACGACTACGATGCGGATTTCCCGCCTGAAGGCCGTGCCCTCAAGGAAGCCATTGAGGGGTCGGATGGCATCCTCTTTGTCTCGCCCGAGTACAACCGGTCCATTCCCGGCGCGCTGAAGAATGCCATCGACTGGGGGTCCCGCCCCTGGGGCACGAACTCCTTCGCCCGTAAACCCACCGGCATCATCGGCGCGTCACCAGGTGGCATCGGCACGGCGGTGATGCAATCCTCCATGCGCAGCGTGCTGAGCTTCCTGGATGCACCGCAGCTCAATGCCCCGGAGGCCTACGTCAAGTTCAATGCCAACGTCTTCGCTGAGGACGGCGAGGTCAAGGACGAGTCCACAGCCAAATTCCTGAGTCACTACATGGAGGAATACTGCGCCTTTGTCCAGCGGGTCCTTGCGGCCAACGCACCTGGCCACATCGGTGACCTGGAGCCGGACAGGGAGAAGCTGTCGCGCTGA
- a CDS encoding glycogen debranching N-terminal domain-containing protein: protein MNNRQPFLHDLNVLLAAPMQVWSGHDGQLRRSGGVQGIYCADTRVIDEAVLTVNGEEPEPVGSSSAQGHIVSFQALIRTLGSENPDPLVSLTRRRSISTDRVSEEIILRSDLSKPVTAVVEMVLGSDFSPLESVKAGGRAHPVLPELRGDAWQAAAEGVTSLISGPGAQVERHNSQLRLRWDVRIPARGTVRVGWDVQAKDSLAPFVAAEQSAPPAFRVRADDRRLTALAERALADLQGLRMSPVSAPQDAFLAAGAPWFFTLFGRDSLIAAEMLLPVDPSLAAGTLRTLAARQGTQNDPLTAEQPGKILHEVRRGELRMPADASNGEIRLPPVYFGTVDATLLWISLLHDAWKWGMPEEEVKDLIGNLEVALLWLRDWADPDGDGFLEYIDETGYGLANQGWKDSADSIRWSDGSLATGPIALAEVQGYAYQAATNAADLLDAFGLPGAQEWRDYAEEMALNFREAFWCRDELGPYPAIALDVDKRPVDGVASNMGHLLGTGILNAEESELVAHRIMHPTMFSGYGVRTLDTGNGAYWPLRYHSGSVWAHDTAMTLAGLTKAGYADQAALLAAGLMDAAEIFDYRLPELFSGHSQGQGGPQPYPASCRPQAWAAASAIPLMLAILGLTPQGPGLLPSVSARVPAPFGACTFDGLQAGGLSFTVDVDRHGGTTVIPA, encoded by the coding sequence ATGAACAACCGGCAGCCCTTCCTGCACGACCTGAATGTCCTCCTGGCCGCTCCTATGCAGGTCTGGTCCGGGCATGATGGACAGCTGCGGCGAAGCGGCGGTGTCCAGGGGATCTACTGCGCGGATACCAGGGTCATCGATGAGGCTGTTCTTACCGTCAATGGCGAGGAACCGGAACCTGTCGGCTCATCCTCGGCTCAGGGCCATATTGTTTCCTTCCAGGCCCTCATCCGGACCCTCGGAAGCGAAAATCCCGATCCGCTGGTCAGCCTGACCCGCCGCCGCAGTATCTCCACGGATCGTGTCAGCGAGGAAATCATCCTGCGGTCCGATCTGAGCAAGCCCGTCACAGCGGTGGTTGAGATGGTACTCGGGTCCGATTTTTCACCCCTGGAGTCGGTCAAGGCCGGCGGCAGGGCCCACCCAGTCCTGCCCGAACTCAGGGGCGACGCGTGGCAGGCAGCCGCGGAAGGTGTCACTTCGCTGATCAGCGGTCCTGGAGCCCAGGTTGAACGGCACAACAGTCAGCTCCGCCTTCGGTGGGACGTGAGGATTCCGGCCCGGGGTACCGTCCGGGTTGGCTGGGACGTGCAGGCTAAAGACAGTCTGGCCCCCTTCGTTGCGGCAGAGCAGAGCGCTCCACCGGCCTTCCGCGTCCGCGCCGATGACCGACGCCTCACAGCACTGGCAGAAAGGGCACTCGCGGACCTCCAGGGTTTGCGAATGTCCCCTGTTTCCGCTCCCCAGGACGCATTTCTAGCGGCCGGGGCCCCCTGGTTCTTCACGTTGTTCGGGCGGGACTCCCTGATCGCGGCCGAGATGCTGCTCCCGGTGGACCCGTCGCTGGCAGCCGGCACCCTGCGCACACTGGCTGCCCGTCAGGGCACCCAGAACGATCCCCTGACGGCTGAGCAACCAGGGAAGATCCTTCACGAAGTGCGCCGCGGTGAGCTCCGTATGCCGGCTGACGCCAGCAATGGTGAAATCCGGCTTCCGCCCGTCTACTTCGGCACGGTGGACGCCACCCTGCTCTGGATTTCCCTTCTTCACGACGCCTGGAAATGGGGCATGCCGGAAGAGGAAGTCAAGGACCTGATCGGCAACCTGGAAGTAGCCCTGCTCTGGCTCCGGGACTGGGCGGACCCGGACGGCGACGGCTTCCTTGAGTACATCGACGAGACAGGATACGGCCTGGCCAACCAGGGCTGGAAGGACTCCGCTGACTCCATCCGCTGGAGCGACGGTTCGCTGGCCACCGGTCCCATTGCCCTGGCGGAGGTCCAGGGATATGCCTACCAGGCTGCCACCAACGCAGCGGATCTGCTGGACGCGTTCGGGCTCCCCGGCGCACAGGAATGGCGGGATTACGCCGAAGAGATGGCCCTCAATTTCCGGGAGGCCTTCTGGTGCCGGGACGAACTGGGCCCTTACCCTGCGATAGCACTGGACGTGGACAAGCGGCCGGTGGACGGTGTGGCCAGCAATATGGGCCACCTCCTTGGCACCGGAATCCTGAATGCGGAAGAGAGCGAGCTTGTTGCACACAGGATCATGCACCCCACCATGTTTTCCGGCTATGGAGTCAGGACCTTGGACACCGGGAACGGCGCCTACTGGCCGCTGCGCTACCACTCGGGTTCCGTGTGGGCCCATGACACCGCCATGACCCTGGCCGGCCTGACCAAAGCCGGCTATGCGGACCAGGCAGCCCTGCTTGCAGCCGGACTGATGGACGCAGCCGAAATCTTCGACTACCGGTTGCCGGAGCTGTTCTCGGGCCACAGCCAAGGCCAAGGCGGGCCCCAGCCTTACCCGGCGTCGTGCCGTCCCCAGGCCTGGGCTGCAGCGTCGGCAATCCCCCTGATGCTGGCAATCCTTGGCCTGACCCCGCAGGGGCCCGGACTCCTGCCCAGTGTTTCCGCCCGTGTGCCGGCACCGTTTGGTGCTTGCACATTCGACGGGCTTCAGGCCGGCGGGCTGTCCTTCACCGTGGACGTTGACCGACACGGCGGTACCACCGTTATTCCTGCCTGA
- a CDS encoding GNAT family N-acetyltransferase, whose product MEYRIRQATPEDAEAVVRMHTLAHEECYSHLLPADFFAARRASIPERIERRRSYLAVPEPRLIALDPGDQVVGLADAGPGRDPDHPHGLELYSLYTLRHAHGTGLGRALLEAAVGVAPAYLWVLEDNPRARAFYGKHGFRPDGTHKLLPPDWYGLPEMRMVREAGQ is encoded by the coding sequence ATGGAGTACAGAATCCGTCAGGCCACTCCTGAGGACGCCGAGGCCGTGGTCCGGATGCATACGCTGGCCCACGAGGAGTGCTACTCGCACTTGCTTCCTGCGGACTTTTTCGCCGCCCGCCGTGCCAGCATTCCGGAGCGCATCGAACGGCGCCGATCCTACCTTGCGGTCCCGGAGCCGCGGCTTATCGCGCTGGATCCAGGTGATCAGGTGGTGGGGCTGGCCGACGCCGGACCCGGCCGTGACCCGGACCATCCACACGGCCTGGAACTCTACTCCCTCTACACGCTGCGGCATGCGCACGGAACCGGCCTGGGCCGGGCGCTGCTGGAGGCCGCAGTAGGTGTTGCTCCCGCCTACCTGTGGGTGCTTGAAGACAACCCGCGCGCCCGCGCTTTCTATGGCAAGCACGGTTTTCGCCCCGACGGCACGCATAAATTGTTGCCGCCGGACTGGTACGGGCTGCCGGAGATGCGGATGGTCCGGGAGGCGGGTCAGTAG
- a CDS encoding sensor histidine kinase — translation MGSESALREVTAVGGVITDQHPLDFHTLGLAGCIDRLTAPLRQQGTAVRWDTPHWGIEIPANCASLLYQSAREALSNSLKYSDASELTIQLAAVDHGIRLVVADDGSGFDSRIAISGRHHGYGLRLMSVAVHEAGGSVDICSSPGRGTCVTVTLPLD, via the coding sequence ATGGGAAGCGAATCAGCTCTTCGAGAAGTAACAGCTGTGGGAGGCGTGATTACGGATCAACATCCGCTCGACTTCCACACCTTGGGGCTAGCGGGCTGCATTGACCGGCTCACAGCGCCCCTCCGTCAGCAAGGCACCGCGGTCCGCTGGGACACTCCACACTGGGGCATCGAGATCCCGGCGAACTGCGCGTCCCTGCTGTACCAGTCGGCCCGGGAGGCGTTGAGTAATTCCCTGAAGTACTCAGACGCCTCCGAGCTCACCATCCAGCTCGCCGCGGTGGACCACGGCATTCGCCTGGTAGTGGCCGACGACGGTTCGGGCTTTGACAGCAGGATCGCCATCAGCGGCAGGCACCACGGATATGGCTTGCGGCTGATGTCAGTGGCAGTCCACGAGGCCGGAGGCAGTGTTGACATCTGCTCCAGTCCGGGACGCGGCACCTGCGTAACAGTCACCCTTCCGCTGGACTAA
- a CDS encoding SRPBCC family protein has product MSTKVEKRIVVEVPVSTAYNQWTQFEDFPHFMGGVESVRQVGDDRLKWVARIAGVRREWEARILEQVPDRKIAWASTGGATNAGAVEFEDAGGGKTAIALTLDYQPEGVVEKVGDLLHVVARQAEADLKKFKEFIEHEGHASGAWRGTVHGGKVGSGINDAGADAGIGAGAGGAGTTAAGTTAAGTTAAGPGVAGPAGVDQPEHNRFAHPFDQTNGLVDVEGESDETADGELRSAAQRREDEQRGRGFIPPPTGGTTGQF; this is encoded by the coding sequence GTGAGCACAAAAGTCGAGAAGCGGATTGTGGTGGAAGTACCGGTAAGTACCGCCTACAACCAGTGGACCCAGTTTGAGGACTTCCCGCACTTCATGGGCGGTGTGGAGAGCGTCAGGCAAGTCGGTGATGACCGCCTGAAATGGGTTGCCCGGATCGCCGGTGTGCGCCGCGAATGGGAAGCCAGGATCCTGGAACAGGTGCCGGACCGCAAGATAGCGTGGGCATCCACCGGCGGCGCCACGAATGCCGGCGCCGTTGAGTTCGAGGACGCTGGCGGTGGCAAGACGGCCATCGCGTTGACCCTGGACTATCAGCCCGAGGGCGTGGTGGAAAAGGTGGGCGACCTGCTCCACGTGGTGGCCCGGCAGGCCGAGGCGGACCTGAAGAAATTCAAGGAGTTTATCGAGCACGAAGGCCACGCGAGCGGCGCCTGGCGGGGAACCGTCCATGGCGGCAAGGTGGGTTCCGGAATCAACGACGCCGGTGCTGACGCAGGCATTGGCGCTGGCGCCGGCGGTGCCGGGACAACAGCGGCCGGGACAACAGCGGCCGGGACAACAGCGGCGGGCCCGGGCGTTGCGGGCCCGGCGGGCGTGGACCAGCCGGAGCACAACCGGTTTGCCCACCCGTTTGACCAGACCAACGGCCTGGTGGACGTCGAGGGCGAGTCCGACGAAACCGCCGACGGCGAGCTCCGCAGCGCAGCCCAGCGCCGGGAGGACGAGCAGCGCGGCCGGGGCTTCATCCCGCCGCCCACGGGAGGAACAACAGGGCAGTTCTGA